The following proteins come from a genomic window of Larimichthys crocea isolate SSNF chromosome XV, L_crocea_2.0, whole genome shotgun sequence:
- the wnk3 gene encoding serine/threonine-protein kinase WNK1 isoform X6: protein MATDPGEPTGTEDSSEKPDGQREEDTEQEGRADPQRERTHSTPSDFPSSQTQERKATGGEDGGIRGGGGGETSQAGEDNLGRPISFSTPSLPVDTGQKRLRREKRFFRKSVEICEEDDDVAVPPEAPHSAPHLELRSSDSVFTSSTQQQGVASSCAALGHDPSCPSSSQEPGKDAPSSTTTQRGKERDREQEEEAEMKAVATSPGGRFLKFDIELGRGAFKTVYKGLDTETWVEVAWCELQDRKLTKAEQQRFKEEAEMLKGLQHPNIVRFYDSWESVLRGKKCIVLVTELMTSGTLKTYLKRFKVMKPKVLRSWCRQILKGLHFLHTRTPPIVHRDLKCDNIFITGPTGSVKIGDLGLATLMRTSFAKSVIGTPEFMAPEMYEEHYDESVDVYAFGMCMLEMATSEYPYSECQNAAQIYRKVTSGIKPASFDKVNDPEIKEIIEGCIRQNKSQRLSIRDLLNHAFFGEDTGVRVELAEEDSGTQDCLALRIWVEEPKKLKGKHKDNEAIEFSYDLENDSAEEVALEMVKSGFFHESDAKVVGKSIRDRVNLIKKSRERRQQQLLQQQQGFEERKDPTLTSHTFSHPSCPSSLGQGAAGQTGGGGGGGAGQESEELPEVDQHVRQQHIISGTTLSLPEGESIGSASCESYASGQSQAYSQQGESYSHSQTTLLPTAASTGALTHPQMVPIGESGSVPNVPVGQSMSNMSIGQSGGGPVGQTFLQPSTMVPQVSPSVPQQYFQSQTFPSEAFQTATPHGSMAPSQSYIPPVSPQAPINVLTTSMTVSDPAGLAGTIVPLTQQTQPTATPMQLTDIIPQAAPQQTQPVMIPQQTIVQQQQIGMDPQISTLQQQPQQQMEAQATLLEQQQQQQQVSTTQPPTEQHPQSVSATAVQTHQHEPQQQIYVQQPVPAVHTAPQQQVLPTQTGMEQRAMSLPQPGEQPQTYKPQPTGDPREQTMIQPQQLQQQLQQQQTLLQQQQQQALLLEQHQTYVQQQLDQQQQKALLQQQQQQQAQLKQHQLEQQQALIHKQLLDQQQQQTLIQQQQEQQQQGLLQQQQTQQVILQHQLEQQQQQPPLQQQQQSQLYQQIGQHQAGIQKEPEKQQQQQIVLQQQPQQTQQQKEQQLQQQALLRQIEQQQQQALIEQHLQQQAILQQHQLQQKAQLQQQQQEQQQVQLKQQIEQQQQALLQQQLEQQRQQQVLLQQQQAERLQQQALLQQQIQEQQAAIIQLQQTEKQEAVPIPQVASNSEQQIQQQPSSIPQLNTAQFPPHTTLTQQQVIEQQQHAALIQQQKQQQQQQQQAFVSHPQHHTSVMESHVPVGAPASTEMIQHQTQIVSQAQVPMAIQTMQIPVQTSVVPAQVLTQQGQSEAHPQNQGQVPVQFKAQSTVQAAQAVIEAQVTPPVAVIQGQTHIIQTQQIPLQTSYPGPAAPKQSQVTSQPIIQTQPQHLTMSQSQPPHVQAATVDAQMMGQQSQAVVQPPVAITSIANQIQHETLVQQNVQMPGLMQAQLQQQTQGQTPIQVHAQAAAGLLTPQYVPQPTHQAMPSLQQDITHIKQQQQQQESVLQYQQMILSPGSAGSVGTTTDSLSSAVDPTNFVATPHPVQKAGQAYVPSQTTQHPAVQTQQQPQGSTADPSVIQPISQPTMPQSTGQYQQQLQKLSQAQQPLAPAPPQPQLLAQPIPTPIQQPLPPKQPLIPFEESQLSAPPTSHLMTHPTAHIVPSNVAGTQSPYSHLAAGASPSPQHQAKQMLPAHTHTQTSIQAQMHSQTQTQVQTQAHSHTQTHTETPIAEQPVLPHAVFPAQQMPLSPSHTSCPPTSLPSLASLPSYHPAAAPVPELPTSPPAAQVTLPGQADFIPTSPPPVTTLQPLDSNAPKLPQASLQDCDLSLLGIAQDGPYLSSTERHSSSGSVPANGEEALQLLANGKLEKLKTQRRASSQRPEKVSHQFQLSMLQVSGSGDNMVECQLETHSNKMVTFKFDIEGDAPEDIADYMVEEDFVLDVEKEKFVEELRAIVKKAHEILQTHSLTGSTDQLHVSTPTGSSVDSVPHSSPVGRWRFFINQTIRHRDSLSSQGAVTPPPTSETRIPGSPKTERGELYPDTSPHSSSSTTSPTPSRSSSTSPDPERDGVGEDVSSEVPNSAELGPVEKQPGPSLPSTSASSTPPTSLLPPNQDDAAGPQRPPVPGEPTILAVPSHSDTSTTGDASWPPNQHPIPLRHGQQKHNAGGGYFGLNLTCPSIRNPVSKKSWTRKFKNWACKLRHSASLFKKPRVQQDGRSSSQALKEEKEAPPLNPPQSRKGRFQVTPVPQSSPPKEAPSGHSNTHRKVGRFSVSQTETKKKDRQTDSSPVSPDLERERRRSRAKDGEKEESKRTPAMAHLPRGHGHSHSPLGSSDDDNESELEDEDLRKELHKLREKHIKEVVSLQAQQNRELQELYRQLRSLKDQRQSLPTSLSRTPPLPTAPPALSPRRPRPAKIKLRPRPHSHIDNNGVTHSGIQQSSCFSGGEQSRLPLYCNPEHHTSLPAKRDHSPLRKSTFTDELHKLVDNWTKETVGPLPPKPSLNQIKQIQQVQELGGWSQQTEVAPPGWFPVAPLNTQAPPTPASLPVAPPPHYTGGGSLSALHSPGKPPQTHMAQVPQMQQSLHLHQSLPLQQMTYQQSPLRQQIPQPLMQTPIQSQSLPQTQPITQLPHSPPQSQPLLPSQMPTSPVSTATPLLPGSGTAVPTDSTAATGGTFCPCSSSSSTSSSSCSTAALPTSAKIHPTPPTSTLPLGQK, encoded by the exons ATGGCTACTGATCCAGGTGAGCCAACTGGCACCGAGGACTCCTCGGAAAAACCTgatggacagagggaggaggacacGGAGCAGGAGGGCAGGGCTGACccacagagggagaggacacACAGCACCCCCTCGGACTTCCCCTCCTCCCAGACTCAGGAGAGAAAAGcaacaggaggagaggatggaggaatCCGGGGGGGAGGCGGAGGGGAAACAAGCCAGGCGGGTGAGGACAACCTAGGCAGACCGATTTCATTCTCCACGCCCTCCTTACCAGTCGACACTGGCCAGAAACGACTCAGGAGGGAGAAACGCTTCTTCAGGAAGAGTGTGGAGATTTGTGAGGAGGACGATGACGTGGCTGTGCCGCCAGAGGCGCCCCACAGTGCCCCCCACCTGGAGCTGCGCTCCTCAGACTCAGTCTTCACCAGCAGTACCCAGCAGCAAGGGGTTGCTTCATCTTGTGCTGCCTTGGGCCATGATCCATCCTGCCCCAGCTCCAGCCAGGAGCCTGGCAAGGATGCACCTTCCTCCACAACCACCCagagggggaaggagagggaccgcgagcaggaagaagaggcagagatgAAGGCTGTGGCCACCTCTCCTGGGGGCAGGTTCCTCAAGTTTGACATTGAACTGGGCAGAGGAGCCTTCAAGACTGTCTATAAAGGCCTGGACACAGAGACGTGGGTGGAGGTGGCTTGGTGTGAACTTCAG GACCGCAAGCTGACCAAGGCGGAGCAGCAACGCTTTAAGGAGGAGGCCGAGATGCTGAAGGGGCTTCAGCACCCCAACATCGTCCGCTTTTATGATTCCTGGGAGTCTGTGCTCCGCGGCAAAAAGTGCATCGTACTGGTCACTGAACTCATGACTTCAGGAACACTCAAAAC ttACCTGAAACGCTTCAAGGTGATGAAACCCAAAGTCCTGAGGAGCTGGTGTAGGCAAATCTTGAAAGGTCTTCACTTCCTTCACACCAGGACTCCTCCAATAGTCCACCGGGACCTCAAGTGTGACAACATCTTTATAACAGGCCCCACAGGCTCAGTCAAGATAGGTGACCTGGGACTGGCTACTCTTATGCGGACTTCCTTTGCCAAGAGTGTAATAG GAACCCCGGAGTTCATGGCTCCAGAGATGTACGAGGAGCACTATGATGAGTCTGTGGACGTCTACGCCTTTGGGATGTGCATGCTGGAGATGGCCACTTCAGAATACCCGTACTCTGAGTGCCAAAATGCTGCTCAGATCTATCGCAAAGTCACAAGC GGTATAAAGCCAGCCAGCTTTGATAAAGTGAATGACCCAGAGATCAAAGAGATCATCGAAGGCTGCATTCGTCAGAACAAGAGCCAGAG ACTGTCCATCCGAGACCTCCTAAACCACGCATTCTTTGGAGAAGACACAGGAGTCCGGGTGGAGCTGGCAGAGGAGGACTCAGGCACCCAGGATTGTCTAGCTCTCCGGATTTGGGTCGAAGAGCCCAAAAAGCTAAAAGGAAAGCACAAAGACAATGAGGCCATTGAGTTCAGCTATGACCTGGAGAATGATAGTGCAGAAGAAGTGGCTCTAGAGATG GTGAAGTCAGGATTTTTCCATGAGAGTGATGCCAAAGTGGTAGGAAAATCCATCCGGGACCGTGTAAATCTAATCAAAAAGTCACGAGAGCGtcggcagcagcagctactccagcagcagcagggctttgaagaaagaaaagatccCACTCTCACCTCCCACACCTTTTCTCATCCATCCTGTCCATCCTCACTTGGGCAAGGGGCAGctggacagacaggaggaggaggaggaggaggagcaggacagGAGTCTGAGGAGCTGCCTGAAGTGGACCAACATGTCAGGCAGCAACATATTATCAGTGGGACAACCCTTAGTTTGCCAG aagGTGAGAGCATTGGGTCTGCCAGCTGTGAATCTTATGCAAGTGGACAGAGCCAGGCGTACTCTCAGCAAGGGGAATCATACAGCCACTCCCAGACTACTCTCCTTCCTACAGCAGCT AGCACTGGTGCATTGACTCATCCTCAAATGGTTCCCATTGGTGAGAGTGGAAGTGTTCCAAATGTGCCTGTTGGTCAGAGTATGTCCAACATGTCCATAGGCCAAAGTGGCGGAGGACCTGTTGGCCAGACATTTCTCCAGCCCAGTACCATGGTTCCACAGGTATCACCAAGTGTCCCTCAACaatattttcag TCACAAACATTCCCATCAGAAGCATTTCAAACTGCCACTCCCCATGGGTCAATGGCCCCCTCACAGTCATACATACCCCCTGTTTCCCCACAAGCACCCATTAATGTTCTCACTACATCCATGACAGTCAGTGATCCTGCTGGACTAGCGGGGACCATTGTGCCCCTCACTCAACAGACCCAACCCACTGCCACTCCCATGCAGCTCACTGACATAATTCCCCAGGCAGCACCCCAGCAAACACAGCCTGTCATGATCCCTCAGCAGACTATtgttcaacaacaacagatagGGATGGATCCCCAGATTTCCACtcttcagcagcagccacaacagCAAATGGAGGCCCAGGCCACTCTGCtcgaacaacaacaacaacaacaacaagttagTACCACTCAGCCACCAACGGAGCAGCATCCACAGAGTGTTTCAGCTACAGCTGTCCAGACACATCAACATGAGCCTCAGCAGCAGATCTATGTACAGCAGCCTGTTCCTGCTGTCCACACAGCTCCTCAGCAGCAGGTGTTACCTACACAGACAGGTATGGAGCAGCGAGCTATGTCATTACCACAGCCAGGGGAGCAACCTCAGACTTATAAGCCTCAACCAACGGGCGATCCTCGTGAGCAGACCATGATACAACCACAACAACTGCAACAACAGCTTCAGCAACAGCAGACTCTgttacaacagcagcaacaacaagctTTACTGCTTGAGCAACATCAGACGTACGTCCAGCAACAGCTtgatcagcaacaacaaaaagcattgcttcaacagcagcagcaacaacaggcTCAATTAAAACAACATCAACTGGAGCAGCAGCAAGCACTTATACACAAGCAGTTGTTGgatcaacaacagcaacaaactcTTATTCAGCAACAGCAAGAGCAACAACAGCAAGGTCTTttacagcaacagcaaacacaacaagtGATTTTACAACATCAATtagagcagcaacaacaacagcctccattacagcaacagcagcagagccagTTATATCAACAAATTGGGCAACACCAAGCTGGAATACAAAAAGAACCAGaaaagcaacagcagcagcaaatagTATTGCAGCAGCAACCTCAGCAGACACAACAGCAAAAGGAACAACAATTGCAGCAACAAGCCTTACTCCGACAAAtagaacaacagcagcagcaagcactGATAGAACAGCATTTGCAACAACAGGCTATTTTACAACAGCATCAGCTGCAACAGAAAGCTCAgctacagcaacagcaacaagaGCAGCAACAAGTGCAACTCAAGCAGCAgatagagcagcagcagcaagctcTGTTGCAGCAACAGCTAGAACAACAGCGTCAGCAACAAGTcctgttgcaacaacaacaagcagagaGATTGCAGCAACAAGCTTTGTTACAGCAACAGATTCAAGAGCAACAAGCAGCCATCATTCAACTTCAGCAAACTGAGAAACAAGAGGCTGTCCCCATTCCACAAGTGGCAAGTAACAGTGAGCAGCAAATTCAGCAGCAGCCGAGCAGCATCCCACAACTTAACACAGCTCAGTTTCCACCTCATACCACTCTCACACAGCAGCAAGTAATAGAGCAGCAACAGCACGCAGCATTGatccagcagcagaagcagcagcagcagcagcagcagcaagcatTTGTTTCCCACCCTCAGCATCACACCTCTGTAATGGAATCTCATGTCCCAGTTGGAGCTCCAGCCAGCACTGAGATGATTCAGCACCAAACTCAAATTGTCTCACAGGCCCAGGTCCCCATGGCCATTCAGACTATGCAGATACCTGTCCAGACGTCTGTTGTCCCAGCTCAGGTCCTTACCCAGCAAGGACAAAGTGAGGCTCATCCACAGAACCAGGGCCAGGTCCCCGTCCAATTCAAAGCTCAGTCCACAGTCCAAGCAGCACAGGCTGTGATTGAGGCCCAAGTAACACCTCCAGTGGCTGTCATCCAGGGACAGACCCACATCATCCAGACCCAGCAAATTCCCTTACAGACTAGTTATCCAGGACCTGCCGCTCCAAAACAGAGTCAGGTAACTTCTCAGCCAATAATCCAGACTCAGCCTCAGCACCTGACAATGAGTCAGTCCCAGCCACCACATGTCCAGGCGGCAACTGTGGATGCTCAGATGATGGGCCAACAAAGTCAAGCTGTTGTCCAGCCTCCAGTTGCAATTACTTCAATCGCCAATCAGATCCAACATGAGACTCTTGTTCagcaaaatgttcaaatgcCAGGGCTCATGCAGGCCcagctgcagcaacaaacacaagGCCAGACACCTATCCAGGTGCATGCACAGGCTGCTGCTGGCCTTTTGACACCTCAATATGTCCCTCAGCCTACCCACCAAGCCATGCCATCTTTACAACAGGATATAACTCATattaaacaacagcagcagcaacaggagtCAGTACTGCAGTATCAGCAGATGATTCTGTCTCCTGGCTCAGCTGGAAGTGTTGGAACTACAACAGATAGTCTCAGTTCTGCAGTTGACCCTACAAACTTTGTGGCCACCCCTCATCCTGTGCAGAAGGCTGGACAAGCATATGTTCCAAgccaaacaacacaacatcCAGCTGttcagacccagcagcagcccCAAGGAAGCACTGCCGACCCTTCAGTCATTCAGCCCATCTCCCAGCCTACTATGCCTCAGTCTACTGGGCAATACCAGCAACAGCTACAGAAGCTTTCTCAAGCACAGCAACCTCtagctccagctcctccacagcCCCAATTATTGGCACAGCCCATCCCTACTCCCATCCAGCAACCACTTCCTCCAAAGCAGCCATTGATACCATTTGAGGAGAGTCAGTTGTCAGCCCCACCTACTTCACATCTGATGACCCATCCCACTGCACATATAGTCCCCAGTAATGTGGCAGGGACCCAGTCCCCCTATAGTCATCTAGCGGCAGGCGCCTCACCTTCTCCACAGCACCAAGCCAAGCAGATGCtgcctgctcacacacacacacaaaccagcaTTCAGGCTCAAATGCACtcccaaacacagacacaagttCAGACACAGGCACATtctcacactcagacacacactgagacacctATTGCTGAACAGCCTGTCCTGCCCCATGCTGTCTTTCCTGCACAACAAATGCCCCTCAGCCCCTCTCATACCTCATGCCCTCCAACATCACTACCATCTCTTGCATCCCTACCATCCTaccatcctgctgctgcccCTGTGCCAGAGCTGCCTACATCTCCACCAGCGGCTCAGGTAACCTTACCAGGGCAGGCCGACTTTATAcccacctcccctccacctGTCACTACTCTACAACCGCTTGATTCTAATGCCCCCAAACTGCCCCAAGCCTCGCTGCAAGACTGTGACCTTTCCCTGCTGGGCATTGCTCAG GATGGTCCATACCTGTCAAGTACAGAACGTCATTCTTCGTCAGG GTCTGTTCCAGCTAACGGAGAAGAAGCTCTTCAGCTCTTGGCCAATGGGAAGCTAGAGAAATTAAAGACTCAAAGAAGAGCTTCCAGTCAGAGGCCTGAGAAAGTTTCACATCAGTTTCAACTGAGCATGCTCCAG GTGTCTGGCAGTGGAGATAATATGGTGGAATGCCAATTGGAGACCCATAGCAACAAGATGGTGACATTTAAATTTGACATTGAAGGGGACGCACCTGAGGACATAGCAGATTACATG GTGGAGGAGGATTTTGTCCTTGatgtagagaaagagaaatttGTCGAGGAGCTTAGAGCCATAGTTAAAAAAGCTCACGAAATTCTTCAAACACATTCACTg ACTGGATCAACTGACCAGCTGCATGTGAGCACTCCCACTGGTTCTTCAG tggatTCAGTGCCCCACTCGTCCCCAGTGGGACGCTGGCGCTTCTTTATCAACCAGACCATCCGTCACAGAGACTCCCTATCCAGCCAGGGAGCAGTCACACCACCACCCACTTCAGAGACAAGGATACCCGGGTCTcctaaaacagagagaggtgagCTCTACCCAG ataCATCGCCGcactcctcatcctccactACCTCCCCGACCCCCTCCCGTTCCTCGTCCACTTCCCCTGACCCAGAGAGGGATGGGGTAGGAGAAGATGTCTCCTCAGAAGTGCCCAACTCTGCAGAGCTGGGCCCAGTGGAGAAACAACCTGGACCATCActcccctccacctctgcctcatCCACCCCGCCtacctctctgctgcctcccaaTCAGGATGACGCTGCTGGGCCTCAGCGCCCACCTGTACCAGGAGAACCAACCATTCTT GCTGTACCCTCACACTCTGATACCAGTACCACTGGAGACGCATCGTGGCCCCCCAATCAGCACCCGATCCCCCTCCGGCATGGACAGCAGAAGCACAATGCAGGAGGTGGATATTTTGGCCTAAACCTGACATGTCCTAGTATCAGAAATCCTGTTAGCAAGAAATCCTGGACTCGCAAATTCAAAAACTGGGCGTGCAAACTGCGCCACTCCGCCAGCTTGTTCAAGAAGCCCAGAGTCCAGCAAG ATGGACGTTCCAGCAGTCAGGCACttaaagaggagaaggaggcgcCACCCCTAAATCCGCCTCAGTCACGCAAAGGACGATTTCAG GTGACTCCAGTGCCCCAGTCCTCTCCCCCAAAGGAGGCGCCATCAGGTCACAGTAACACTCACAGGAAAGTGGGGCGTTTCTCTGTATCCCAGACTGAGACTAAGAAAAAGGACAGGCAGACTGACAGCTCCCCAGTGTCTCCTGAtttggagagggagaggaggagatctCGGGCAAAAGatggggagaaggaggaaagtAAGAGGACCCCAGCAATGGCTCACCTGCCTCGAGGTCACGGACACAGCCACTCACCCCTGGGCAGtagtgatgatgataatgagaGTGAGCTGGAGGATGAAGATCTGAGAAAAGAACTGCACAAGCTCAGAGAGAA GCACATCAAAGAGGTGGTATCCCTTCAAGCCCAGCAgaacagagagctgcaggagCTGTACAGACAGCTCCGTTCCCTCAAAGACCAAAGGCAAAGTCTGCCTACCTCCCTGTCCCGAACCCCTCCTCTTCCCACGGCGCCGCCAGCCCTTTCTCCTCGTAGGCCCAGGCCAGCCAAAATCAAGCTCCGGCCTCGGCCTCATTCTCACATAGATAACAACGGAGTCACTCACTCTG GGATTCAACAGTCAAGTTGTTTCTCAGGTGGTGAACAGAGTAGACTGCCCCTATACTGCAACCCAGAGCACCACACTTCACTGCCTGCTAAAAGAG ATCACAGCCCTCTAAGAAAAAGCACATTCACAGATGAGCTGCACAAACTTGTTGATAATTGGACGAAGGAGACAGTGGGCCCCTTGCCACCCAAACCTTCactgaatcaaatcaaacagattCAGCAGGTGCAGGAgttggggggctggagccagcAGACTGAG GTGGCTCCACCAGGTTGGTTTCCAGTGGCACCACTGAACACCCAGGCACCCCCGACCCCTGCCAGCTTGCCTGTGGCACCCCCTCCCCATTACACAGGTGGAGGGAGCCTGTCTGCCTTGCACTCTCCAGGAaaaccaccacaaacacacatggctCAAGTGCCACAGATGCAGCAAAGTTTACACCTCCATCAGTCTCTCCCCCTCCAGCAGATGACCTATCAGCAGTCCCCACTCCGCCAGCAAATACCACAGCCCCTGATGCAAACTCCCATACAGTCTCAGTCGCTACCACAGACACAACCCATCACACAGCTGCCCCACTCACCACCTCAAAGCCAACCGCTGCTGCCTTCCCAAATGCCCACATCTCCAGTGTCCACAGCCACGCCCCTGTTGCCTGGCAGTGGCACCGCTGTACCCACAGATAGCACTGCTGCTACTGGGGGGACATTTTGCCCCtgttcctcatcctcttccacctcttcctcttcttgctCTACTGCTGCTCTACCTACCAGTGCCAAAATTCACCCAACACCCCCCACCTCTACTCTTCCTCTGGGACAGAAATGA